In Leishmania mexicana MHOM/GT/2001/U1103 complete genome, chromosome 20, one genomic interval encodes:
- a CDS encoding developmentally regulated phosphoprotein-like protein, which translates to MMRRLLPTTKLLGSTTGISLASTKSPDTERLERLVEEVNGIKSKLKVLEESKAANGLVDLYASRKMKRLDIKRILAIFNDRAYHAPIFCHKALPIILAHFITGLDRLPSGLNAMPSILAVRATLLHSFQKLINCKIPATDDQVQHFCRVLEDIDEEHAERNLLQTMAFGILELKEYVSSHRRALVDLKKTSERWASIPMTEENVLTYAEIQEIQAPLDSVNRCMITYNFISRMFLNHDPDMTTCSNPRHIGMVDLEMNLEHVVRNAVDEAKQICTDHYGDCPDTEFELTSDSKAFRFPYMSTTIRYIILELMKNAFRATVESHMKRNEVGMVTCADMPPIRVLINLQEGTEHACICISDEGMGMTDEALAMAMAYSYTSVSKPALQLGESGERCGSTTPSPLAGYGYGLPMSRVYAQSLGGDLFLQTMEGYGTRAYYYIKIADAQPLCDEETK; encoded by the coding sequence ATGATGCGGCGATTACTTCCGACCACGAAGTTACTCGGCTCTACGACCGGTATCAGTTTGGCATCGACAAAAAGCCCAGACACGGAGCGCTTAGAGAGgcttgtggaggaggtgaatGGCATAAAGTCGAAGCTGAAAGTTCTGGAAGAGAGCAAAGCTGCGAACGGATTGGTTGACCTTTACGCCTCTCGCAAAATGAAAAGACTGGACATTAAGCGTATCCTGGCAATCTTCAACGATAGGGCGTACCACGCGCCAATATTCTGCCACAAAGCACTTCCGATTATCCTGGCGCACTTCATCACCGGACTCGACAGACTTCCCTCTGGCCTCAACGCCATGCCGTCGATTTTGGCCGTTCGTGCAACGCTTCTCCACTCGTTTCAGAAACTCATCAACTGCAAAATCCCCGCCACCGACGACCAAGTGCAGCACTTTTGCAGAGTGTTGGAGGACATTGACGAGGAGCACGCAGAGCGCAACCTGCTGCAAACCATGGCATTTGGGATCCTGGAGCTGAAGGAGTACGTTTCATCTCATCGGCGAGCACTGGTGGATCTTAAGAAGACATCCGAGCGGTGGGCCAGCATCCCCATGACGGAGGAGAACGTGCTCACCTACGCAGAGATCCAAGAGATCCAAGCTCCACTGGACTCTGTGAATCGTTGTATGATCACGTACAACTTCATCTCTCGGATGTTCCTCAATCACGACCCGGATATGACTACGTGCAGCAATCCCAGACACATCGGGATGGTTGATCTTGAGATGAATCTTGAGCATGTAGTTCGCAACGCTGTTGACGAGGCGAAGCAGATTTGCACGGATCACTACGGCGACTGCCCAGATACCGAGTTTGAGCTGACCTCGGACTCCAAGGCTTTCCGATTCCCCTACATGAGCACAACTATCCGGTACATTATATTGGAACTGATGAAGAACGCGTTTCGTGCGACAGTGGAGTCACACATGAAGCGCAACGAGGTCGGGATGGTTACGTGCGCTGATATGCCGCCCATTCGCGTGTTGATCAACTTGCAAGAAGGGACGGAGCATGCGTGCATCTGCATCTCGGATGAAGGCATGGGCATGACGGACGAAGCACTTGCCATGGCAATGGCGTACTCATACACATCAGTCAGCAAACCAGCTCTGCAGCTTGGTGAGTCAGGCGAGAGATGTGGATCTACAACGCCATCACCGCTAGCTGGCTACGGGTACGGGCTTCCGATGTCGCGCGTGTACGCACAGTCGCTTGGTGGCGACCTTTTCTTGCAGACCATGGAGGGCTACGGTACGCGTGCCTACTACTATATCAAGATAGCGGATGCACAACCCTTATGCGACGAGGAAACCAAGTAG